The Oncorhynchus kisutch isolate 150728-3 linkage group LG10, Okis_V2, whole genome shotgun sequence region GACTATTTCATAACAATAACATGTCAAATAGTTTACGTAGTAATATTGACCCATATAATTCCCACCCCCCCCATTTTTTTCAATCTTTTTAAGTCCAGAGGACAATAGAGGAATCCAGCCAACTCTTGAGACCTTGTTGAAGGATGAAAGTAATGACAACTGTTTTAACTATGTTGGCCCAGAGTACATTCATTATCATCAATAGTACAGTCTGATTAGACCACCTTCTGACTTTAGCATTAATAATCCCCCAGGGTGCCTTGCAGCCTTCCGAGCCTTCCTGCGGTCCGAATTCAGTGAGGAGAATATAGAATTTTGGCTAGCATGCAGAGACTACAGAAAGACCATCTCACCGGCTGACCTGTTCTGGAAAGCAACAGAGATCTACCAGGAGTTCCTCCATCCCCAGGCCCAGAGAGAGGTCAGTTAGTCAGGCTATGCATCAGCATTCACCTTGGCAGTATCTGGATACAGTTATCGAAAATACTAACATAATATAAGCCAAAGTAGCAGATATAGCTATAATTCCTAGGGTGTGACTATGTAATTCCATGTACTTTGCTGATGTGGGAAATGGACTATTTCAAAGATAACTTAGCCTATCACTAgaacaatttgacaagcactgaAACTTTCTGATGTAATAAAATCCCTCCTTCAAAAATACAGATAACAACCTGTTGGGACAAGATATGATTTCAACAAGCTCACGTAGTGAATAAATGGATTGGCAAGCTTAGGGTGGAAAGGTGACCATATCGCTCAGCTCAGGCTTTTCATAACATTAGCTTCACAAATGTGTGTAGAACTTTCCCTTGGCACTCATTGTAATGGTTTGTGTTTTCCCCTTACAGATCAACGTTGACCACCACATCCACGAGAAGATCAAAAGGTCCATGAAAGCCCCTGCTCTGTGCTGCTTTGACGAGGCAGTGAGACATGTGTACAAACTGATGGAGAGCGACTCGTATTCCAGGTTCCTCAGGTCAGATGCCTACCTGGGGCTCGGACGCAAAGCCAGGACCTTCtggtagaggttaggggtcaagAGTTTGTGAATCAAGATTCACCAAGTCCAAACAAGGAGGATTCCAAACGAGTCATGGAAACATGAGACTTTAGATCCTGAGGATTCCAAACGAGTCATGGAAACATGAGACTTTAGATCCTGAGGATAGAACTGAAAGATCCCCCACAGGAAGTGACACATAATGACCACAGGAAATGACTTATGAgttggagaagaagaagaaatgagTATAGAGTATGGAGAAGCATTAGAGTGTTAGAGATGAGTGATGTGTGGTGATGAGTAGTGTCAATGATTCAAAGTGCTAAACAGTACATTTATTCAAACATCTAGACTGACTGATGCATCAAAAGTGGCGTTGGcgtaaaaaaaatgtgtgtaTAGGGAATCGTTTTAGGTAAGAACAGAAGGTACAGAATGTCTAAATGGGAGGACTTACATTACAAATGGTTACAGAAATGATTTACTAATGGTTACAGAAATGAGTTACGTATGGTTACAGAAATGCAGCACTAAAAAAGGCTTTTAAGTATTCCATTCAAGTGTTATTTGTTTTGGCAAAGACAAAAATCTGTTTTTTTTCATTTCATGCTTATTTGACACCCATGATATGGATCTGTCAGCAATATGAAACATGAATAACtgttattcatttaactcttaaTACTAATATAGCATGGATGGACCCTGTCAGtttaaatatacagtacactTCCATAAGTCAGGATGTTGACGTTGTCAGAGTGAAGGGTTATCTTTAATTTGTCCTGTGACACTGAGTAATCGCGTGTGGTCGGTGGGCAGGGAAAATCGGAGAAAATGATTTTCCACAGCCTGCTGACTGTAAGTCTGTTG contains the following coding sequences:
- the LOC109897520 gene encoding regulator of G-protein signaling 4-like translates to PPPPFFSIFLSPEDNRGIQPTLETLLKDERCLAAFRAFLRSEFSEENIEFWLACRDYRKTISPADLFWKATEIYQEFLHPQAQREINVDHHIHEKIKRSMKAPALCCFDEAVRHVYKLMESDSYSRFLRSDAYLGLGRKARTFW